The following coding sequences lie in one Mycteria americana isolate JAX WOST 10 ecotype Jacksonville Zoo and Gardens chromosome 13, USCA_MyAme_1.0, whole genome shotgun sequence genomic window:
- the PTPN11 gene encoding tyrosine-protein phosphatase non-receptor type 11: MTSRRWFHPNITGVEAENLLLTRGVDGSFLARPSKSNPGDFTLSVRRTGAVTHIKIQNTGDYYDLYGGEKFATLAELVQYYMEHHGQLKEKNGDVIELKYPLNCADPTSERWFHGHLSGREAEKLLTEKGKHGSFLVRESQSHPGDFVLSVRTGDDKGESNDGKSKVTHVMIHCQDLKYDVGGGEKFDSLTDLVEHYKKNPMVETLGTVLQLKQPLNTTRINAAEIESRVRELSKLAETTDKVKQGFWEEFETLQQQECKLLYSRKEGQRQENKNKNRYKNILPFDHTRVVLHDGDPNEPVSDYINANIIMPEFETKCNNSKPKKSYIATQGCLQNTVNDFWRMVFQENSRVIVMTTKEVERGKSKCVKYWPDEYSLKEYGVMRVRNVKESAAHDYTLRELKLSKVGQGNTERTVWQYHFRTWPDHGVPSDPGGVLDFLEEVHHKQESISDAGPVVVHCSAGIGRTGTFIVIDILIDIIREKGVDCDIDVPKTIQMVRSQRSGMVQTEAQYRFIYMAVQHYIETLQRRIEEEQKSKRKGHEYTNIKYSLSDQTSGDQSPLPPCTPTPTCPEMREDSARVYENVGLMQQQKSFR; the protein is encoded by the exons ATGGTTTCATCCAAATATTACTGGGGTGGAGGCAGAAAACCTACTGTTAACAAGAGGAGTCGATGGCAGTTTTTTGGCACGGCCCAGCAAAAGCAACCCAGGAGACTTTACACTCTCTGTTAG ACGAACTGGAGCTGTCACTCACATCAAGATCCAGAACACAGGAGACTACTATGACCTCTATGGAGGAGAGAAGTTTGCTACGTTGGCTGAGTTAGTCCAGTATTATATGGAACATCATGGACAGCTCAAGGAAAAGAATGGAGATGTTATAGAGTTGAAATATCCGCTGAACTGTGCTGATCCTACATCTGAAAG GTGGTTTCATGGGCATCTCTCtggaagagaagctgaaaaactattaacagaaaaaggaaaacatggaagCTTTCTTGTGCGTGAGAGTCAAAGCCACCCTGGGGACTTTGTTCTTTCTGTCCGGACAGGAGATGATAAAGGAGAGAGTAATGATGGGAAATCCAAAGTGACACATGTCATGATTCACTGCCAG GATCTAAAATACGATGTTGGTGGAGGGGAGAAATTTGACTCTCTGACAGATCTAGTGGAACATTACAAGAAGAACCCTATGGTAGAAACTTTGGGCACAGTATTGCAACTCAAGCAG CCTCTGAATACTACCCGTATTAATGCTGCAGAGATTGAAAGCAGAGTGCGAGAGCTAAGCAAGCTAGCAGAGACTACAGATAAAGTCAAGCAGGGCTTCTGGGAAGAATTTGAG ACTTTACAGCAGCAAGAATGCAAACTTCTCTATAGTCGTAAAGAAGGTCAGcgtcaagaaaacaaaaacaaaaatagataCAAAAACATTTTACCCT TTGATCATACCAGAGTTGTTCTACATGATGGTGATCCAAATGAACCTGTTTCAGACTATATCAATGCTAATATTATTATG CCTGAGTTTGAAACCAAGTGCAACAactcaaagccaaaaaaaagctACATTGCTACTCAAGGTTGCCTACAGAATACAGTGAATGATTTTTGGAGGATGGTGTTCCAGGAGAATTCTCGGGTTATTGTTATGACAACAAAAGAAGTTGAAAGAGGAAAG agtAAGTGCGTCAAGTACTGGCCTGATGAATATTCCCTAAAGGAGTACGGTGTTATGCGTGTTAGGAATGTTAAGGAGAGTGCAGCACACGATTACACGCTAAGAGAACTTAAGCTTTCTAAAGTTGGGCAA GGGAACACAGAGAGAACAGTCTGGCAATATCACTTCAGAACTTGGCCTGATCATGGAGTCCCAAGTGACCCTGGAGGTGTACTAGACTTTCTAGAGGAGGTGCACCATAAGCAGGAGAGCATTTCTGATGCGGGACCAGTTGTGGTCCACTGCAG TGCTGGGATTGGGCGAACAGGAACTTTCATTGTGATTGATATTCTTATTGACATAATAAGAGAAAAAG GTGTGGACTGTGATATTGATGTTCCAAAGACCATTCAGATGGTGAGATCACAACGGTCAGGAATGGTTCAGACAGAAGCACAGTACAGATTTATTTACATGGCAGTACAGCACTACATTGAAACGCTACAGCGCAGAATTGAAGAGGAGCAG AAGAGTAAGAGAAAAGGTCACGAATACACAAACATTAAATATTCTTTATCGGACCAGACAAGTGGGGATCAGAGCCCTCTTCCACCCTGTACCCCAACCCCAACGTGTCCAGA aatgaGAGAAGATAGTGCTAGAGTATATGAAAATGTGGGGCTGATGCAACAGCAGAAAAGtttcagatga